The Pyxidicoccus sp. MSG2 DNA segment ATGAACGGCGGCGCGGGCAGGTTGTAGCGGAACACCACGGTGACGATGCGCTCCAGCGCCACCGCCAGCGAGCACGCCAGCCAGAACAGGTTCACGAACATGAACGGGCCGCCATCCTTAAAGAACTTGATGACGGAGTCCGTGACGCCCATCTTGCCGCCCTCCGTGGCCGCAAGTGTCACGTCCAGCAGCAGCTCGCTCACCGAGTGAATCATCGCGCCTGGTGTCCTTTCGACGCCCGTCCCCCCGGGTGGGCCCGTGCCGGACACGGGCTCCCACAGGACTCTCCCCGAGGAGGGGGCAGCCTGGACTTCTAGGGCGGGCCCGCCGAGCGTGTCAAGCCACGGACAGGGCCCAGCCCTCCGGAACTACTGGGCTTTCAAGCAGCCGAGGAGGCTTCCGGTGACCCGGGTACGCCCGCCTGCTCCACGACCTCACGCCGGTAGTCGCACTCCTTGTTCGGGCAGGCGATGTAGGCACCGTCCCGCTTGGAGAACTTCTGCAGGAGGTACGGGGACGCGCACTGCGGGCACTGCTCGGCCAGGGGCCTGTCCCACGCGGCGAACTTGCAGTCCGGGTAGCGGTTGCAGCCGAAGAAGATCTTCCCGCGGCCGCTGCGGCGCTCCGTGAGGTAGCCCTGCTTGCACTCCGGGCACCCCACGCCGATGGAGATGGGCTTGGACGTCTTGCAGTCCGGGTAGCCGGAGCAGGCCATGAAGCGCCCGAAGCGGCCGCGCTTGATGACCATGGGCCTGGCGCACTTCTCGCACTTCTCGTCCGTGGTCTCCTCCTCCACGATGACGATCTTCCCCTCGGCGTCCCGCTTGAAGTCCTTGGTGTTCTTGCAGTCGGGGTAGTTCGAGCAGGCGAGGAAGTGCCCCATCTTCCCGAACTTGATGACGAAGGGGTTGCCGCACTTCTCGCAGGAGATGTCGGTCTTGATCTCCTCGCGCTTGACGTCGCGCATCTCCGCCTTGGCCTTCTCGAGCGTCTCCTTGAAGGGCCCGTAGAAGTCGTGCAGCACGGCCTTCCAGCTCGTGCCGCCCTCGGAGATCTGGTCCAGCTTCTCCTCCATGGTGGCGGTGAAGGTGACGTCCAGCTCGTGGGGGAAGTGCTTGACCAGCATCTCGTTGGTCATCTGCCCCAGGTCCGTGGGCCGGAAGCGCCCCTCCAGCTTCTCCACGTACTTCTTGTCCTGGATGGTGGAGAGGATGGCGGCGTAGGTGGACGGGCGGCCGATGCCGCGCTCTTCCAATTCCTTCACCAGCGTGGCCTCGCTGAAGCGCGGGGGCGGCTGGGTGAAGTGCTGCTCGTGGAGCAGCTTCTGGAGGGCCAGCTTCTCGCCCTCGGTGAGGAAGGGCAGCTCGCCGATGGCGTCCGCGCCATCCGCGCCCTCTTCACCGGCGGCCTTCGCCTTCTCCTTCTCGGCCTCCTCCTCGGGGGTGAGGCCCGCGCCGTAGACGGCCAGGTATCCGGCGAACTTCAGCGTGCTGCCCGAGGCGCGGAACGTGGCCCGGCCCGCGGAGATGTCCGCGCTCGTCTGGTCATACACGGCCGGCATCATCTGGCACGCCACGAAGCGGTTCCAGATGAGCTCGTAGAGGCGGAACATGTCCGACTCGCCCATGGCCTCGAAGAAGGGCCGCACGCGCTCGGGCGGGTACTCCAGGGACGTGGGGCGGATGGCCTCGTGCGCGTCCTGCGCGCTCTTCCGGGAGCGGTACACCACGGGCTCGGCCGGCAGGAACTCCTTGCCGTACTTGCCGTCGATGAACTCGCGCACCTGCTTCACCGCGTCGTCCGACAGACGGGTGGAGTCCGTACGCATGTACGTGATGAGCGCCGTCTGGCCCTCCTCGCCGAGGGGCACGCCCTCGTAGAGCTTCTGGGCCAGCGTCATCGTCTTCTTGGCGGTGAAG contains these protein-coding regions:
- the topA gene encoding type I DNA topoisomerase, translating into MATRTKKQVEETEAAEETKSPRKAAAKKKTAAKKKPAAKAKKTAARRRGKKGDDELPTVDADADEEVAPRGKGPHYLVVVESPAKAKTIKKYLGSGYTVKASVGHVKDLPKSKMGVDVEHDFQPEYEVIKGKEKVLNELKKMAKSADKVFLATDPDREGEAIAWHIKEELAHPDAMRVTFNEITKKAVQEAIAQPRQLNQDNYDSQQTRRILDRLVGYQISPLLWQKIRRGLSAGRVQSVAVRLVVEREAEIKAFVPEEYWSLDALLAGSAGPPPFKAKLSKVDGKKMELKDRATTEGLVAELQGAEFVVAKVDRRERRRNAPAPFITSKLQQEAANRLSFTAKKTMTLAQKLYEGVPLGEEGQTALITYMRTDSTRLSDDAVKQVREFIDGKYGKEFLPAEPVVYRSRKSAQDAHEAIRPTSLEYPPERVRPFFEAMGESDMFRLYELIWNRFVACQMMPAVYDQTSADISAGRATFRASGSTLKFAGYLAVYGAGLTPEEEAEKEKAKAAGEEGADGADAIGELPFLTEGEKLALQKLLHEQHFTQPPPRFSEATLVKELEERGIGRPSTYAAILSTIQDKKYVEKLEGRFRPTDLGQMTNEMLVKHFPHELDVTFTATMEEKLDQISEGGTSWKAVLHDFYGPFKETLEKAKAEMRDVKREEIKTDISCEKCGNPFVIKFGKMGHFLACSNYPDCKNTKDFKRDAEGKIVIVEEETTDEKCEKCARPMVIKRGRFGRFMACSGYPDCKTSKPISIGVGCPECKQGYLTERRSGRGKIFFGCNRYPDCKFAAWDRPLAEQCPQCASPYLLQKFSKRDGAYIACPNKECDYRREVVEQAGVPGSPEASSAA